ACTTGTCTCTGCAGTAATGGATATAAAAACCAAAGACGAAAGTACTTACCTGACACGGATTCACCACCGGGAAAGTCCTTTACGTATATTGGAAGGGAAAGCAGATGTCGCTCCGGTATGGTATTCAGAAGTGGTATTTCAGAAACTTATCAACCATCCTGTAGACGGTGTCGAAATACCTGCAGAGCATAATATTACCGCTAAATATATGGCAGGAAAGCTGAAAAAAGCAAAGAATCCGGAAGCCGCAGCAGCATTTATGAAATACCTGCAGTCTCCGGTAGCTAAAGCTATTTACAAGAAATACGGATTTGAAGTATAATGGCTCCGATTAACAATAAAATACCCTGTTAATTTTAAAATTAACAGGGTATTTTACCACTTTCTCCACTCATCCTTCTATAGCTACAAAATTCTGATATCTTTTAGTTATTGATTTTTGGATGCTTCTCAGCTCTTGCCCTAATGCAGCTTAATCTTTAAAAAAGGATGTTTTAAGATCCTGACTACCACCAAAATTTTCATACTGTCTGATATGCGTATTTATTTCTCCAAATTCTTTTATTCCGCAATTGAATGACATGCTCTTGTTATTGCTGAACGTAAAAACCAATATTTCATCTTTATAATCAAATCGTATATTTTTAATGCTTTCCATTCCTTTATAAAAGATGTTCTTACCTGAAATATTAAAATTGATCTTTTCTAAAATGAAATCAACAGATCCACATTCCTGATTATTATTTTCTACATAGCATCTAAGATGCACCTCTTCTAAGACTGCACATGAAGTTATGCTGACAGTATGGGCAAAGAAAGAATTAACCATTATATTTCAGTATTAGTAAACACCTGTTGACTCCCCATATTTTTCTACACAGACTTCATCTGCTATTCCATAAAGAATCTGATCGGTAAAATCGTTGACGCTATTTGGGATTTCACCGGGATTGTTCAGGATATGAAAATAGAACGCTTTTCCATTACTCACAATCCAGTTTGCTATATCTTCAATTCCATCTTCAGATTCTTCCATATAATCTGTAAAAGGAGCTTCCTGTAATTCTACTGAAGCATCTACAAATTCTTCCTGAAATCTAATAAGTTCATCTTTAGAAAAATTGTCCAAAAGCTCTCTCAGCGTATCTCTGTTTAAATTCGCATTGTTAATTACAGACCAAAACCATTCTGATATTTCTATGTCTTTCATTTTATATGACTTTTCTTCGTGATGTGCTATAGTATTCCTGAAATGACTTTATGGAGATTAATCCTATAACCTGTCAGGCTTTTACCTGCAACAACTCACCGAATATATGCTTTAAATAATTCATAAAATTTTCAGGTAGCAGGACATGCTCAATATCTACAGTTATTTCACTCTCTTCTATATGTAATATCATGGCCGTATTGCTGATCGAAACATGTGTACAACTATTGATGCACTGGTCTCCATTACATTCAATAAAAATGTCTCCTGATTCTTCCATATTATATGACTTCTGAAATAGAATATACTTCTCATAGTCAAACTCATCTTCAGAGAGACCAACCATAAAATATTCCTCATCTTCCTCTTTGGAAGCATAGGCAAATTTCGCCTTAAATGTTACTTTATACATATCGCGGAACAATACAATCCTTACTTATATGGTTTCAATATTTTTTAATCTTTCCCTAATCTGTAGCCGGATTCCTTTAACTCTTAATTGATTAAGACAGCATAGTTCATTATATCCTCCTAATCACTATTTTCCGACCAATGCATTTACTGCACTTTTCAATTTATCTGCTTCTTTGATGCTGAAGTTTACAACAAATTTCAGATCCGGAACGTTATTTTGAATTATTGGATTTTCTATCGTAAAGTGAATAGAACTTCCTGTAAATTCATACTTAAACTCGGTTTTCAGTGCGCTTACATAATTTGTCTGATCATTTATCTCTATTCCGATCTCATCTTCATACGCTAAGGAACTAAGGGAAAGATAATTTCCGGCATTAACGAATGTAATGCTGACCAGTTCATCCCAGTTATCTTCCAGACTGTAAGCGATCTGCTGACTTTCAAATATCATACACATTTCTAATAATCATCTATCAAAATAACATTCGGACTATAGAATTTCCTGTAATATTGCTCAATCAGGCTGACTACTCTTGTCCTTTCCTTTTTACTCATGTTTTGGCCGGAGCTATCCCATTTTTTTACAGATCTGGTAAATATTGCAGCATGCTCCGCATCAATTGTACAGATCAATCCTCTTTCATTTTCTATAAACAGTAAATTTTCACCGCGTCCTAAAACCCGGATACCATACTGGTTACCGGCTTCATCAGTTATCCGGTGTATATCTTCGCGCTGCATTAATTCTTCGAGGTAGCTATCCATTACATTCAGTTTTATTCCTTTAAATTTATTCTTTGAAAAACCAGCAATCAATCTGACACAACTATCTGTTATTATACCACTTCGTCCAAATATTCAATTTCTCTCCTCCGGACAAATTGTAATTTATCTTTGAAGTTTGTTATTTTATTATTCATTAATTCCTGCTTCTCCACCCAATTATTTTGATTGTCATAATGAAATGTATTCGTATGTATGGTTATCCAATCTCCGCCATTGTAGGATTTATTATTGCTTTTCTTTCTTGTGAGATTGCCAAATGGATCATAAGTATAGATATCCATTTTTACAAAATTATCGTTTTCCAATTCCTCTTCTGATGCAAACACTTTTTCATCCATAAGTTTACCGTCCTTATCAAATGTACTTTGTGTAATATCGAAAAGGCGGTTAAAAGAATAGTAATAGGTCGTTCTTACTTTTTTGCCCGAATGATCAATAACTTCTTTAGTATCCCATTGTTCATTATAAGGATCTTCATTTACTTCCTCTTCAACTTCTAACTCTATTTCATTTTCAAAATTCCTGATGACATTTCCATCCTTATCGTAAATCTCCTTATAGGAAATACCTTGTCCGTAATCATACTGCTTTTCCAATAATACACCGTCATCGCTATACAGATTTTGGCTGAAATATTTACCATCAGTTTGTTTCAGAACATCTTCTATCAAGATATGGTTAGCATTATATGTTTTGGTCAAGGTTTTCGTTAATCTCCCATCGCTATGGTATACTTCCCACCGAACGATATTGCCAGCATCATTAAAATGTGTTATCTCAAATCCCAACGGGACTAAATTTTCATTTTCAGGTTGAAACGTCAATTCCTTTACCCATGCAATCTTCCCGGATATATTAGCACTTTCCAAATCGTTATTTCTTATCATATTCTACCAATCCATTATATTTTTTACAAAAAAGGCACCCCTTATTTTTCACATAAAACTTCTTCGGCAAATCTCAAATCCTCAGTATTATTAGCCACACATTTTAGAATATTACTTTCATTTTGAATATATAACACCGATCTATGATCCTTTCCAAGCCATATTTTATTGGGATAGGAAAAGGGATTAAAAAACTGATTCCAATATTTTTTAACAGGCACATATATCCCGTATCCTAAGAATTGAAGCTCAAATTTATATTCTGCTTGCTCTGATAACCAATCTGTATATTCTGTAAGGAGTAAAGTAGACAGAGTAAATTCATAAGACTCCCATTCTTTCTTGCCTTTGATATAAGGAACCGGATCTTTATCACTTTCCAGCTCATTCTTTCTCAGCATAAACAGATCTGCATTTCGCCCGTATATACTAAATTCAATGCTATCGACAGTATCTTCCAGATAAGCTAAAAAAGGATAACTTTTCTCCGGCAAGGCTTTATTAAAAGAATACAGCACATCAACATATGTTTCTGCCGTATCGCGATCTTCAGTCAGCCTGATACTAAACAACATTTGGTGAATGGCTTTCAGATTATTTTCAAATTCAGAAACAGTCATTTTTATAAGATACTTTTATTTTTGCATATTTACCCCTGTCCTATTAACCGTCATGTGGCATTGGTCAATTCTAATCTTTATACTGCAAGTAAATTTTCACGTTTTTCATTGAACACTTCCGCTACATCATTTTCGATTAACAGATCAAAAAATTTGCTGTAACCATGCTGTATTTTATACTCCATTTCGTTTTTATATAAGGGAAACAGACTATAAAAATTTATTAGGTTGTCTTCACACGTGATCTGCATAAAATCTTCCCCGAAAGTAGCGGAAGGCAATAATATACAACCGGTGAAGAGTGTATGCTTATCGTACGGATCGGCTATATCATTCCATGCCTGCAAAGTATGTCCTTCTGTCAAAAAGGTATCCTGATGATGCGGAAATCTCGCCATATCTTTCATCATACCTATTATCCAATCATTTTTATCGTCGCTCGGATAGGTTTTATTAAATTCCATCTCTTTAGGGATCAATAGCATGAGCTCCGCAAATGTATAATCCGCTCTATCCTGAATGGTTTCGGGAACAGTCATTTCCAACAGACTCATACCGGATGTGACCAGCAAATTAAACTCTTTATCTTTCGGCTGAATAAAATAAACATCCAGATGAAAGTCCAGGGAAAGCATTTCGTGGAAAACAGTCATTTCCTCACTTTCGAAATACTTATCCAGATGTTTTTCCAAAGCTTCGACATGCTCATAATAATGCTTTCTGTTCTGGATTTTTTTGATTAATTCTTTGTCCATATTTTTTATTTTTATTCTATCCGAAATTCCGCCACCTGACCTTTGATCTACAGAAACAGGCTATTTAAATATAATGTTTTTCTTTTAAACTATCGATGAAAAAGAGGAATTGCAAATCACACGAGAATCTGCTAATAAGAGACTTACAAATGTTTAAACACATGAAAAAAATCTTTTTTCAGCAAGTTTTGAATGTGGAACAGCATTTTATTTTTTTATACCGCCAATCGTTTTTTTTCGAAAAAAGTTGAATTTTCTGATTATTTTGAATATTTTGGAAAGTATTGTTAACGCAACGCAAAATTAGTTTTAACCCTATATCAAATTGTCCCTATATGACTTAAATATGGCATTTTAATTCATTTTGGCATATTGATTTACATTTCAATTTATTTACATTTGCATAATACAAGATATTCAAACTATGTCTGAAACAGTTAAACTTACTTTAAACGATTCATCATATGAGCTTCCTGTAATCACAGGAACTGAAAATGAAAAAGCTATTGACATCTCCAAACTAAGAGATCAAACCGAGTATATAACATTAGATCCGGGATTTAAAAATACAGGTGCTACAAAAAGTGCCATTACTTTTTTAGATGGTGAAAAAGGTATTCTGCATTACAGAGGTTACCCTATTGAACAATTAGCTGAAAAATCTACATTTTTAGAGGTTGCTTATTTATTGATCTTTGGTGAATTGCCTTCAGACGAGACTTTGAAAAAATTCAGACATGATATCAGCAAACATACACTGATTCATGAGGACATGAAGAAATTCTTTGATGGATTTCCTTCTAAATCCCACCCAATGGGACAGCTGTCCTGTTTAGTAGGAGCACTGTCTGCTTTCTATCCTGAATCGTTGAATCCTAACGCTTCGGAAGAAGAGGATAACCTGACAATTGTTAAATTACTGGCTAAAATGCCGACAATTGTTTCCTGGATTCACAAAAAATCATTGGGTCATCCAGTGATCTATCCTAAAAACAATCTTAACTACGTACACAACTTCCTAAGCATGACTTTCGGTCAGGTAACGGAAGATGTGACTATAGATCCGATCGTTATTGATGCGATGCACAAATTGCTGATCCTTCATGCTGATCATGAACAAAACTGTTCAACTTCTACAGTCCGTATCGTAGGTTCATCTAATGCGAATCTATACGCTTCTGTTTCTGCAGGTATCTCCGCTTTATGGGGTCCTCTTCACGGAGGAGCGAATCAGGCAGTTATTGAGATGCTTGAGGCTATCAAAAATGATGGCGGTGATGCAGATAAATATCTGGCTAAAGCTAAAGATAAAAACGACCCTTTCCGTTTAATGGGATTCGGTCACCGTGTATACAAAAACTTTGATCCTCGTGCTAAGATTATCAAAAAGACATGTGATGATATCCTAGAAAAGCTGGGTATTAATGATCCTGTTCTGGAAATCGCAAAACGCCTTGAAGAAGCTGCATTAAGCGATCAATACTTCATTGACAGAAAATTATATCCAAACGTAGATTTCTATTCCGGTATTATCTACCGTGCATTAGGTTTCGATTCAGAAATGTTCACCGTATTATTCGCTTTAGGCCGTCTCCCGGGATGGATTGCACAGTGGAAAGAAATGCGCGAAAACAAAGAGCCTATCGGACGTCCGAGACAGGTCTATACAGGTTCACAAAAACGCGACTACGTAGAGCTGAAAAACAGAAAATAATTCATTTTGAATATAGAATTAAAAGGCACTCTCTACGGGTGCCTTTTTTAGTTCAAAAAAAATCTACTAAATAAGTATAACTTCATGGTTAGATGCTTAAATAATGCTGAGTTTTCCTTATGTTTGCAATCTAATTAAGAATTATTCTAAAAAACTTGACCGACCTGTTAATCGATATACTGGTACCTGTAGCAATTTTTAGTTTTATTGCTATTTTCACGCTGTTTGCGGTATATGCTGAGCGTAAAATTGCCGGTTTTGTACAGGATCGCCTCGGGCCTATGGAAACCGGAAAATTCGGAAGCCTGCAAACTATAGCAGATATCCTGAAACTACTCCAGAAAGAATTCATTACTCCCTCTGCTGCAGATAAAATATTGTTCGCTGCAGCCCCTGTTATTATCTTTATTGCTGTTTTTATTGGTTTTAGTGTAATGCCCTGGGCCCCGGGATTTATTCCTGCTGATACACACACCGGATTATTTTTTATAATGGCGGTTGTCTCCATTGATGCAATAGGTATACTTATGGCGGGCTGGGGATCAAATAATAAGTATTCCTTATTAGGATCTATCCGAGCCATTGCACAAATGGTATCGTATGAGATTCCGGTAGGATTATCCCTGATTGCAGCTGTAATGATTACACAGACGCTGAATCTCAATGAAATAGGAATAAATCAGGGAATTTTGTCTACAGAAAGTATTAAGTTTCTGGGATTCTGGGAAGTCAATACAGTCGGAGGAATATTTGCCTGGAATATCTTTCAGGCTCCGCATCTCCTGGTGGTGTTTGTTATCTTCTTTATTGCCACATTAGCAGAATGTAACAGAGCTCCGTTCGATATCCCGGAAGCGGAATCGGAACTGATCGGAGGTTTTCATACCGAATACGGAGGGATCAAATTTGCATTTGTCTTCCTTGCGGAATATGCCATGATGTTTTTAGTTGCCATGCTCGGGGTTGTTATTTTCCTCGGGGGATGGAATACACCTCTGCCTAACATCGGCTCCCTGAAATTAGCAACCTGGACCACCGGATTATGTTGGGGAATCTTCTGGACACTGGCCAAATCGCTGCTCATCGTCGGCGTACAAATGTGGATCAGATGGACACTGCCACGGCTCAGAGCAGATCAGTTGATGGCTTTATGCTGGAAAATCCTGATCCCTACAGCATTTGTCTGTATGGCCATCTCAGGAATATGGAGATTAGTTGTTATGAATTAATATGATGTTGATAAAGACGACCATAAATGCATTACTCACGGCTGTCAAAGGACTCACTTTGACTGTCAGGCACCTCTTTGGTGCACGTCGTGCACGTCATGAGCTAGACATCACAAAAGATCATTATTTTGACAAGCAGGACGGGGTCGCTACGGTACAGTTTCCAAAGCAGAAAATGCCTATTCCTGAAGTCGCCCGTTATCAGTTGGAGGTGGAGATAGACGATTGTATCGTATGTGATCTTTGCGCCAAAGCCTGCCCTGTGGATTGTATAGATATCCTGGCTATCAAATCACCTGAAGCAATCGGAAAAACTTCCGACGGAAGTGTAAAACGTCTTTATGCGGAGAAATTCGATATCGATATGGCCAAATGTATGTATTGTGGTCTTTGTACTGTGGTATGTCCTACAGAATGTATCACCATGACCAATCAGTACGACCGCAGCACATCCAAACTTACTGACCTTATCTATGGTTTCTCGGAAATGTCAGACACAGAGGTCGCACAACGTAAAGAAGAGTGGACAAAATTCCAGGCAGAGAAGGAGGCTGCAAAAAAACAATCATGACGCTTGAAGAACTTTTGTTTTATGCCTTCGCAGCACTGGCTATCGGTTCAGCACTGTTGGTTGTGAACCTGAAAAACACAGCAAGGGCGCTTTTCTTGTTTTTCATTGTTCTGTTCGCTATGGCCGGACTGTATCTCTTTGCGCTTGCTGATTTTGTAGCGATCACCCAGATCATGGTATATGTAGGTGGTGTACTGATCCTGATGATCTTTGCATTCATGTTGTCCAACAAGGAATTGCTCAAAGATCTGCAACATGCCTCCGGTAAGTTTCTGACTTTGCCTAACTGGCAGTCTTTGATTCTTAGTTCGGCTTTTTTGCTTATTATGATCACAGCCGTGGTCGAATGGCAATCTGAAGTACCGGCCTGGATCGAGCAGGCGCGGATTAATAATACTTTCATCCATCCATCGGACAATAATATTCAACAACTTGGATTCAAGTTTATGACGCAATATATTCTTCCTTTTGAGCTCATTGGTATCTTTCTGATGATGACACTGATCGGCGCAGCTCATTTATCCAGAAAGGAGGATAAATTTTGATTACTTTAACTCATTTTCTGGTCGTGAGTGCCTGTATATTCTGCATTGGTCTCTATGCAGTCTTATCGAAAAAGAATGCTATTATGATCCTGGTAGGTATTGAACTGATGATCAATGCGGCAATTCTTAATTTTGTAGCATTCGGCCGTTATGATAAAATCAATTACGGCGGCCAGGTTTTCGCACTATTTGCTATCGTACTGGCAGCAGCTGCAGTAGCAGTAGGTCTGGCGATTATTCTGAATGTCTATCGTCATTATAATACCATCAATCCGGATCAGGTACAGGAATTAAAAGATTAGTATTGAATCACTTCAACGACATATCGCCCGTTACAACCGCACTGCTTACTTTAGCTTTGCCTTTTGCGGCTTTTCTATATCAGGCACTCTTAGGAAAACGTGCACAGTCCGGTATTATTCCGGCCGTTGCAATAACCTTAAGTGCCCTTTTTGGCCTTCTTACCTTTGTTGAAATCTGGAACTACCGTACATTCCACATTCAGATCGATTGGTTTACAATAGGCAATAAGACATTTACAGTAGGTATTTTGCTCAACAACCTCACCGCACTGATGCTGCTGATTGTACCTGTTATAGCACTTCCGGTACATGTATACTCGAGGTCTTATATGAACGGAGATAAAGGTATTCATCGCTACTGGATGTATCTGAGCTTATTTTGCTTTGCTATGTTGGGTCTGGTCATGATGAACAACCTGCTGCTGATGTATATTTTCTGGGAACTGGTAGGATTTGCTTCTTACCTGCTTATCGGATTTTGGTTTACGAAAGAGTCTGCTGCGCAGGCAAACAAAAAGGCATTTATCATTAACCGGATCGGTGACCTTGGTTTTTTAACCGGTATTGCCATTGTATACAGTCAGTTTGGCACATTAAATCTCGTGGAATTATTTGGTTCCGATGGCTTGGCTTATCAGGCTATATTAAGTGATGGCCAATGGATATCTCCCATGAACACGATGCCGGCAGGTTGGCTGACAGCAGCCGGGATAGCATTCTTTATCGGTGCTATGGCTAAATCCGCCCAATTTCCCTTACATATATGGCTTCCGGATGCAATGGAAGGACCAACTTCTGTATCATCTCTTATTCATGCGGCCACTATGGTTGCAGCCGGCGTATTTTTAATGGCGACCCTGTTCCCGTTATTTAATGAAACGGTATTACTTGTTATTGCTGTAATCGGAACTTTGACAGCAGCAAGTGCAGCATATTTTGCATTGGCACAATATGATATCAAACGAATTCTGGCCTTTTCAACCATATCTCAATTGGGATATATGATGGTGGGTATAGGTATAGGCGCATGGGACGCTGCGATTTTCCATTTGGCTACACATGCATTTTTCAAATGTTTACTATTCTTATGTGCCGGAGCGGTAATCCATGAAATGGTGCATCTCAAAGAAAAAAGTCAGCAGGATTTTGATGCACAGGATCTTCGAAATATGGGAGGACTCCGCAAGTATATGCCTAAGACATTTGCACTTATGGCACTCTCCTCTCTTGCATTATCCGGATTTCCGCTGACATCGGGTTACCTGTCCAAAGACAGCATTATTATTTCGGCATTCGAATGGAGTAGCACACACGGAGCAGCCTATCATATCATTCCTGTCCTATTGATCATGGTCAGTATCCTGACTGCATTCTATATCGGCAGATTAATATTTAAAGCTTTTTTCGGACAGCTTCGCGTGCCTGTATTGGTGACTGCACCTATACATGAAGCACCAAAGATGATGCTTATCCCCATGTTTTTTCTGGCGGTATGGTGTTTATTTCCGGTTTTCTCGTTTAATCCACTGTCATACCATCATGCCTGGATCGTGGACGGTTTACTGGATCAATATCCCTATGCAATCAACCCTGCAGCCCACCTCGTTATTCCGGTTATCCTTACTTTTGGAGCTTTGGTAAGCTGGTGGATCGGTTATAAGTGGTATGTCAAAGATGGATATCCGTTTAACCCGCAACATAGACTAATACAGGCCTCTTTAAAACAAGGGTATTTAAATGAACTGTATACATTTGTTTTCGTAGATGGCACTGTGCAGTTAGCAAAAATTTGTTTTTGGATTGACCGGAATATCGTGGACGGTATCGTTCACCTGATTTCTTTTATAATATTACGTTTCTCCGCTATCATTACCTGGATAGACCGGGTGCTTGTGGATGGCTTTGTCAATTTGGTAGCTAAAACAGCCTATTGGCTTGGAAATGTGTTTCGTCATATACAGAATGGTCGCTTGCAGTATTACCTGTTTTCGGTCTTTTTCGTTGTTTTGATTGGTTTAGTTTATTTGATCATAAAATAAAATGGGATTACTTACGCTCATCATATTTCTTCCTTTAATCGCGACAGCCCTGATACTGCTGCTTCCGGCAAAATGGAACAACTCATACAAATACCTTGCTCTGGCATTTACAGCAGTACAACTACTCCTGGCAGGCTATCTGTATATTCATTTTGATCCAACAAAAACCGGAATTAATACCATAGAAGGCTATCAGTTTGTCGAACAGCTTTCCTGGATTCGTCTTGATCTTGGCACTATTGGCAAGTTAGAAATAGATTACTTCCTGGGTCTCGACGGTGTTTCGTTACCACTTGTATTGCTGAGTGCTTTTGTGATGCTCATGGCTATAGGGGCTTCCTGGAATATACAGAAGAGTCCTAAAGGGTACTTTGCGCTACTGATGGTTCTCAATATGGCAGTGATGGGTATTTTCTGTGCACTGGATTTTTTCCTTTTTTATGTATTCTATGAAGTGATGCTTCTGCCGTTATACTTTCTTATTGGAATATGGGGCGGAACACGAAGAGAGTATGCGGCAATCAAATTTTTTATCTATACGCTGTTTGGTTCCGTATTCATGCTACTGGTCATCGTGGGTCTTTATTTTTCGGTTACTAATCCGGCGACAGGTGCATATACTTTCAATATGTTGTCTATGATGAATCCGGACAATTATGTAGAAGGAGGATTCTTTTCCCCGGACAGTCTTTCGACGATCTTTGGGTGGCCTACACGGATTGTAGGATTTATCGTATTGTTTTTTGCCTTTGGAATCAAAGTACCTATTGTCCCTTTACATACCTGGTTGCCGGATGCGCACGTAGAAGCTCCGACACCTATCTCCATTATCCTTGCCGGAATATTGCTAAAGATCGGTGGATATGGAATAATCCGAATCTGCTATGGCATTTTCCCTGATATTGCAGCACAGACTAATTGGTGGATCGGACTTATAGGTGTGATATCCATTTTATACGGTGCAATGAATGCTTTGGCTCAGAAAGATCTGAAACGTATGATCGCTTATTCATCTGTATCGCACATGGGATTTGTATTATTAGGGATCGCTTCGCTGACAGCAGAAGGGATTTCTGGTGCTATGTTTCAGATGATAAGTCACGGATTCCTGTCCGCAGCTCTGTTTTTTCTGGTAGGTGTGGTGTATGACCGTGTACATGATCGTTATATCTATCACTTCAGAGGATTGGCGACTATTATGCCAAAATATACAGCTTTTGTCGCCATAGCTTTCTTTGCGTCACTTGGACTGCCTGGATTTTCAGCATTTATAGGAGAAGCCTTTGTTATTATCGGGACATTCAATGCAGCCAGTATAGGTTCAGCTCTTCCGAGATGGATGGCTATCGCGGGTTCTATAGGAATCCTGTTAAGTGCGGCCTACTTTCTCTGGACGCTGCAACGGATGTTTTTCGGACAAACCCGCCTCAAGGGCGGTGAATCCTGGGTAACAAAACTGACAGACATTAATCTCAGAGAGCAAATTATTTTGTTTCCAACTATTGCACTTGCATTGGTACTTGGAATCTTTCCGTTTTTAATTTTCGATAAGATGAATGCCTCTGTTCTTCATTTTGTCTCCATTCTTCACCAATATATCGGGTAATATGGACAGTAATAATCTGAGCAATATTCTGGATCATGTGATTGGCAGTGTCTCTGTATTAGGACCTGAAATCACACTTATTCTGACCTTTGTACTCAGTATCTGTGCCTCGTTATTTACAGACCGGATATGGAAACAATCTTCTTTTGCAATCAGTGTTGCCGGAATAGTCTGTACAATTTATGCTTTGTGTCAACAGAGCGGACAGGAATTACCATCTGCATTTTTTGAAATGATCAGCATCGATCAGTTTTCTGTCTATGCACGTCTGCTCATTGCAGTGGCTTCTCTTGTTCTTCTGTTCTTTATTCAACAATACTTCAGTTATTATTCTTATCGAAAACGATCTGCCGATATATATCCTGTACTGATTGCCAGTATAATAGGAATGAATGTACTGACAATGACCAATAACTGGCTTTTAGTCTTTATTTGTGTAGAAATACTTTCTATTGCATCTTATGTGATGGTCGGCTTTCTTTCTCAGAAGCGTAAAGAGTCTGAAGCAGCAATGAAGTATGTATTGTTCGGATCAGTATGTGCTGCTGTCA
The Sphingobacterium spiritivorum genome window above contains:
- a CDS encoding NuoM family protein — encoded protein: MGLLTLIIFLPLIATALILLLPAKWNNSYKYLALAFTAVQLLLAGYLYIHFDPTKTGINTIEGYQFVEQLSWIRLDLGTIGKLEIDYFLGLDGVSLPLVLLSAFVMLMAIGASWNIQKSPKGYFALLMVLNMAVMGIFCALDFFLFYVFYEVMLLPLYFLIGIWGGTRREYAAIKFFIYTLFGSVFMLLVIVGLYFSVTNPATGAYTFNMLSMMNPDNYVEGGFFSPDSLSTIFGWPTRIVGFIVLFFAFGIKVPIVPLHTWLPDAHVEAPTPISIILAGILLKIGGYGIIRICYGIFPDIAAQTNWWIGLIGVISILYGAMNALAQKDLKRMIAYSSVSHMGFVLLGIASLTAEGISGAMFQMISHGFLSAALFFLVGVVYDRVHDRYIYHFRGLATIMPKYTAFVAIAFFASLGLPGFSAFIGEAFVIIGTFNAASIGSALPRWMAIAGSIGILLSAAYFLWTLQRMFFGQTRLKGGESWVTKLTDINLREQIILFPTIALALVLGIFPFLIFDKMNASVLHFVSILHQYIG